In Rhodopirellula sp. P2, the DNA window GTCGATCAAGCCAGAGCGAAATCAAACAAGCAACATGCATGCCATCTTTGACCGAACGAGGGGTTTGCTCGCGAACTGGTATGCTTTATGCCTTTGCCGTTGCATCGAACACTTTGCCGGCGAAGCGTCTGCTGGAACGTCATGTTTCAACGGCGATTGCTGCTTTCACAGTGATCGGACATCATCGATTTGAGAATCCTGTCCCCGTCTCACATCAGCTAGGATTGAACTTTGAGCGACGATCTCATCCTTGGCAGCCTTCCCGAAGAAATTTTGGAAGAGCTGTACCAAGCCAAGAAGACCTTGGAACATCACGGGATCGCGGATCGGTTGACCGAGATGATCGGAACACCGGTGACGGCATCGCTGAAGATGTTGCCCGACAGTGTCGAGTCTGCGATCCATTCGGCAATCGAAAAATCACTCCACATCGCACTCGATGTCGCCTTGCGAACGTTGGGGAGCGATAAAAATCCGTCCGGTTCAAAAGGCCGCGGCAAACCCAAATTGCTGACGCACAAGTTGTTGGCGGGAATCAGTGGTGCGGCAGGTGGTGCACTCGGTGGGGCGACCGTTGCGGCGGAATTGCCCGTCTCGACTGTGTTGATTCTACGGAGCGTCGCCGATATCGCTCGCAGTGAGGGTGAAGATCTCTCCGATGTCGAATCGCGGCTGGCATGCTTGGAAGTCTTTGCGCTCGATCCTGGCCAATCCTCCGACATCGACGACGAAACCGAAATTGGTTACTTCGCCGTGCGAGCCGCGATGGCGAAGCAGATCCAAGACGCGTCTCAGTACATTCTTAAAAATGGCATCAAAGACTCCGCTGCACCGCCGCTGGTTCGATTGGTGACACAAATCGGCAAGCGGTTTGGCATGGTGGTGAGTGAAAAAGTGGCAGCCCAGGCCATCCCCATCATCGGCGCGCTAGGCGGCGCGCTGATCAACAGCTATTTCATCGACCACTATCAGGATCTGGCTCGCGCTCACTTCACAATTCGGCGCCTCGAACGAGAACACGGCCAACCCCTCGTCCGTGAAGCTTACGGGCAGATCAAACTTCGGCAGCGACCTCGGCGAGTGACCGATCGCAAGGCTTGATTGCTGTTTGGACGTTTCAACTCTGCGACTCACCTGAGCAGGTCGGTAGGAATGATCGGGCAAAACCATGTGAGCCGTTTGGGCGTTCGCCCCGGTTGGACGTGGGAGCAACCACGCTACCCAAAACATTCAAAATGCTGAAAGACTTCTGCCGAACTGCTTAGTGGCCACTCCGCTGCTGCCGCTGGTCGGCAATTGACCAGACGGGAGCTTCGCCGGTCATTTCGGAACGCCAAAGTCGTTTGACCAACCCGTTGTGAATTCCAACGCGTCTCCCGTCGCCGCTTCAACGGCGTATTCCGCTGGGGTGGGCGTTGACGACCAAGCCGCCGATTTAATTCAAACCAGTGTCTGGAAAAAGGTCCTGATCGGTGCGGTCGTCACCCCGGTGTGTGTGGGAGGTTTGACTCGTAAATTCATGGTCCGAAATGCGGACAAGCAATATGATTTCGACCCGATCGCCATTGGATTGCTGCTGGTCCTGTCCTCGGTCGTGGGCGGATTGTTGGGAGCCTTGTTGGCGTGGAAGGACCGTGTGGAGTATCGCCGGGCGAACAATTTGCCGATCAGTTTTCCTTCCAAACTGCTGTTCGGCTACGGCATCCTTTCGTTGGTTCTGGTGTGGGTTCCAATCGCGATTTTGGGGACGCTCCTTGTCCTGGTTTTGACGCTGTGAACATCGCAGTGACAAGCGTGTGTGACATTCCGCTGTTGAAAACGCCCTTGTACACAGGGGCGTGAACCAATTGACCGCGTGACACGGATGGTTGAGGCCTTCTTTTCTTGGAGGCCTTTTCATGATCGTGTCATCTGTCGCCATTTCGAAGTCGCGAGATCCCGTTCCATCGCGGGAACGTTCATCGCGATCACCTCGCTGGAGCGAGCCAACTCGACCGCCATCGCCACAGGGTGCCGAGCAGAATCAGAGGTCTGAAGAAAGACCTCGATCTTTTCACGCCCTCATATCTCGGTTGCGAATCAGGGGACGGGAAACGCTGACCGAAATGCCATCTTGGTTGATCAGCATGGTCGTTCATCTGACCTTGCTGCTCGTGTTGGCGTTGATCGGACGCTCGACGAACAAGGTCGGACGAATTGAATTGCTGTTTCGGCAATCGTCTGAAAGCTCCGGCATGGAATTGGCCGAGTTCACCATCGCCGCTACGGCACCGTTGGAATCGTTCGAACGTTCCATGGAAGAAGAGCGAATCGACACCACACAGTTGGTCTCGCTCGACGCGGAAGCGGAGATGTTCTCGCTGGTGCCAAAGTTGGATGCCAGTCTATTTGATCCGGTGGTTGCTTCGACGGGCCAATTGGACAAGTCCAACAAGATGTTCCAGGGGCGATCCGGGACGATGAAGGCACGTCTGTTGAAGATGTATGGTGGCGATCAAACGACCGAGGACGCTGTCGAAGCAGGGTTGGTGTGGTTGAAGCGTCAGCAACTTCGCAACGGCAGTTGGAGTCTGCACGGGCCGTATGCCAACGGTGCTCGCGGTGAGAACCAGACCAGCGCCACCGCGATGGCGATGCTGGCGTTCATGGGCGCAGGAAGCACTCACCGAGGAGGCCCCTATCAAAAAGAACTGCTCCGAGCGGCACGTTGGTTGGTCGCGAAACAAGACCGGCAAGGCTTCCTGGCAGGATCCGAAATGGGGCACGAACGAATGTATTCACAAGCTCAAGCGACCATCGCGTTGTGTGAGTTGTATGCGATGACAGGCGATTCATGGATTCGTCCCTACGCGCAATCGGCCTGCGATTTCGCCGTTGCTTCCCAGTCACCGCAAGGAGGCTGGCGATATCAACCTCGAATGGACAGCGACACATCGGTGACAGGTTGGTTCGTGATGGGTCTGAAGAGCGGTGATGCCGGCGGACTGGAGGTGGACCCGTACATCTGGCCGAAAATTGAGCGCTACTTCGATTCTGTCAGCCAAGGGTACACAGGCGGGTATTCCTACATGCCAAACGTTGCCCCCTCCCCTGCGATGACGGCCGAAGGCGTCTTGTGTCATCAGTATCTCGGCCGGCAACGCAACATGCCGGGGATGGCACAGAGTCTGGGCACGTTGGTGCAGAATCATCCCGTCAAAGCAAACGAAGCCGACGTTTACTATTGGTACTACGCGACTCAAGCGTTGCACCATTATGGAGGACCGCTATGGAATCAATGGAATGAAGAGCTGAAGGCCACTTTGCCAGCTCGCCAAGAAAAACGCGGGCGCGAACACGGAAGCTGGTCCCCAAGCGGAGACGCTTGGGGCGGCTACGCCGGTCGCCTGTACACGACATGCTTGTCGATCTATTGCCTGGAAGTCTACTACCGCCACCTGCCGCTGTATGACCATGCGGAACTCGACTGAGTCGGAGGTCGGACGACATTCGCTACGAACTGCCCCGCAACACCGGACGGTGGCGGAGCACTCGAGAGCCGAGCGAAACGAGATCCTTGATCACTTGCCTTCCGCGATGCAGTACAGCGATTGGTCGCTACGCAGATAGAGCTTTTCGTCCGAGACCGCCGGAGACGCATTGAAATCGGTTTTGTCGGATTCAAAGATGTTCTGGGCGATGGGACGAAAGGACTCGCCTGGGCGATAGACCAGCGTGCCGCTATGACGGGTCACGACATAGATGTAGTCGCCGACGAGGACAGGCGAAGCGTAGACGGGGCGACCACTTTCCAAGTTGTTGACTCGTTCGCGGTAGATGACCTCGCCGTCGTCGGCAGAAGTGCAGTAGGCAATTCCGCGATCATCGATCCAGTACAACCTCTTCTCAATCAGCAACGGTGTGGCAACATACGAACTGGAACGGTTCGTCCAACGAACATGGGAATCGGTCACGTCGTCATCACCGCCAACTCGCACTGCGATGCTACCGGACGCGCGGTAGCCACCAAAGCTGTAGATGGTCCCGCCATCGACGATGATCGAAGGGGTGACGTTGCCGGTCATGGGAGATTCGGCAAACCATTTCAGTTTGCCAGTCGCAGGATTCAACGACCAAATTTCGCCGGGCACGCTGATGACCAACTCCGTGTCGCCGCCTTCGGTTGGCACGATCCGAGGTGTGCCGTAGGTCAATTCCAACATCCCGGCTTCTTGACGCCAAACTTCTTTGCCGGTGGTTTTCTCCAGCGCATAAATCGACTTGGATTCTTCCGCAGCGTTGACGATGACCAGGTTCTCGAACACGACCAAACTCGCGGCTGATCCCCAGCGGCGATTGCTCGATTCCTTGCCCACGTCCACGCTCCAAATCTTTTGCCCGTTGAGATCGAGGCAGTGCACGCCTCCTTTGCCCAGAAAGACAAAAACATTTTGCCCATCGGTCACCGGCGTGTTGCTCGCGTAGCCATGCTCCGTGATGTATCCCTGGTAACCGTCTTCGCGATAGTCGACAGGAAAATCAACCGCCCAAAGTTGTTCGCCACTGTTCTTGTCAAAGCTCAGCACTTGACGTTTCGCGGTGTCAACGCCGGCGACATAACAAGTCACGATGACTCGATCACCGACAACGATGGGACTGGAGGAACCACCGCCCGGCAAATCCACTTTCCAAGCCAAATGATTTGCGTCGTCCCAGGTTGTCGGAACCACCTCGGTCGAGCGAGCCGATCCGCCTGGGCCCAGGAATTCAGGCCAGTCATCCGCCGACGCATGAGGCACCGCGGGGAGCGAACACAAACAAACGAAAAGGAATCGAATCATCATGAAAGTGGGTCTGTGGAAGGACTGAACTGAACCACTGCGGAAAACTGGCAGCGACTTTCTCTGCAGAGGAATGCGATATCCACCAACCCATCGGGCCACCAAAAACGGAGCGACAAACTTCTTTTCGTGACTCAAGAAGCCTTCCAAGGCCCAGAGCGGGAATCCCCGCACCCCAACTGTGACATTCCGCGAAGAATAGCACACCTAGAGAGAAGGACGTGTCGCTCTTCTCTTCTTCTCTAAAAACCGCACAGGTGTCGCGATGACAAAGTTCTGGAATCGTTGGATCGGAGGCCCTCAATCGTCACGCAAAAACCGCAAGCGGCGTACTTCGCAGCGGCGTCGCTTGCGATCTGAGACGCTGGAGTCACGAAAATTGCTTGCGGCCAATCTGTTTCACAACGATGTCTTCCCCGAAGACGTCAATGAGGACGGGCAGGTCTCTGCGATTGATGCATTGGCGATCATCAATCAAATGAACAGTGACAGCGTGAGTGGCTTGAGTTCGCAGTTGCAGGGTGCCGACAGCGCAACGGGTGGAGGGCAGCGTGTCGACAACTCACGCCCATCGCGAGGCCGAATGACCGATGTCAATAACGATGGCCGAGACACGGCGCTCGATGCACTGATGGTGATCAATCGACTCAACCGCGATCGAAACTCCAATCACACCATGGACCGTCCAGAAGAAGTTCCCGAGACACCTGACGACACCGATTCGGTTTCGGACGAAGTTCGGTCGATCGATGGCACAGGCAACAACATCGAGAACCCCGAATTGGGATCGACCAACACGGAGTTGTTGCGAGTCACCGAGAATGATTACGCCGATGGCATTTCAGAACCCAGCGGAGAAGACCGGCCGAGTGCTCGTGAAATCAGCAACACCTTGGCTGCCGCCGATCCTGAAGGAACCACGAATGACCGCGATCTGACTGCCTTTGTCTACGCCTGGGGGCAGTTCATCGATCACGACATCGATCTGTCTTTGACACCCGAAACAGATGGTGAGTCATTCGATATCGAAGTGCCTGAAGGCGATGCCTACTTCGATCCGTTCAGCACCGGTGAAGCCACGATTGGCTTG includes these proteins:
- a CDS encoding prenyltransferase/squalene oxidase repeat-containing protein: MPSWLISMVVHLTLLLVLALIGRSTNKVGRIELLFRQSSESSGMELAEFTIAATAPLESFERSMEEERIDTTQLVSLDAEAEMFSLVPKLDASLFDPVVASTGQLDKSNKMFQGRSGTMKARLLKMYGGDQTTEDAVEAGLVWLKRQQLRNGSWSLHGPYANGARGENQTSATAMAMLAFMGAGSTHRGGPYQKELLRAARWLVAKQDRQGFLAGSEMGHERMYSQAQATIALCELYAMTGDSWIRPYAQSACDFAVASQSPQGGWRYQPRMDSDTSVTGWFVMGLKSGDAGGLEVDPYIWPKIERYFDSVSQGYTGGYSYMPNVAPSPAMTAEGVLCHQYLGRQRNMPGMAQSLGTLVQNHPVKANEADVYYWYYATQALHHYGGPLWNQWNEELKATLPARQEKRGREHGSWSPSGDAWGGYAGRLYTTCLSIYCLEVYYRHLPLYDHAELD
- a CDS encoding outer membrane protein assembly factor BamB family protein, producing MIRFLFVCLCSLPAVPHASADDWPEFLGPGGSARSTEVVPTTWDDANHLAWKVDLPGGGSSSPIVVGDRVIVTCYVAGVDTAKRQVLSFDKNSGEQLWAVDFPVDYREDGYQGYITEHGYASNTPVTDGQNVFVFLGKGGVHCLDLNGQKIWSVDVGKESSNRRWGSAASLVVFENLVIVNAAEESKSIYALEKTTGKEVWRQEAGMLELTYGTPRIVPTEGGDTELVISVPGEIWSLNPATGKLKWFAESPMTGNVTPSIIVDGGTIYSFGGYRASGSIAVRVGGDDDVTDSHVRWTNRSSSYVATPLLIEKRLYWIDDRGIAYCTSADDGEVIYRERVNNLESGRPVYASPVLVGDYIYVVTRHSGTLVYRPGESFRPIAQNIFESDKTDFNASPAVSDEKLYLRSDQSLYCIAEGK
- a CDS encoding EcsC family protein, which produces MSDDLILGSLPEEILEELYQAKKTLEHHGIADRLTEMIGTPVTASLKMLPDSVESAIHSAIEKSLHIALDVALRTLGSDKNPSGSKGRGKPKLLTHKLLAGISGAAGGALGGATVAAELPVSTVLILRSVADIARSEGEDLSDVESRLACLEVFALDPGQSSDIDDETEIGYFAVRAAMAKQIQDASQYILKNGIKDSAAPPLVRLVTQIGKRFGMVVSEKVAAQAIPIIGALGGALINSYFIDHYQDLARAHFTIRRLEREHGQPLVREAYGQIKLRQRPRRVTDRKA